A genomic region of Methanothrix sp. contains the following coding sequences:
- a CDS encoding DUF2341 domain-containing protein, with amino-acid sequence MQLVPAKLNVTLVQQQTRSQTYNIGLYMKAVRSSDHQISTRLRVAQSAMYDMGTRAMATFTQDHGMRTDVMVMRSTSHNLSTRFKTRRFVAHMAAVTLKSYATPYEFTTRLIRTAIEPPPVIDTLYRSFIEELNWTYQQLQKLDAARNIDANVGSDLDEKWGRVYGIPRLTANSKGIATLYNHGPYRRVVRISSSQPYADFEQKLELDLSDELNSGIVRQDLTDLVVVDEFGNALSHYVESFTGGTATVWVKIPFVDAGETELYVYFGSPLMVNRSQPDEFSQFPNPLEYEVFGTEFVGCVHDEQIRDESTAYDETDDEYRARLKTYMSATTGSGTIDACQKVVDTIVGKQGATEVTSRYPAIAEIRFRDFDAMVRAKQLRWLVYDALSRALAAGVTPELYTPVTWYWYTTYLRGQNWRDYEMTAALIKKLSTSHSMWTKLVASKAANFSLAASLRDVLRKSLYMNARLMAVGSRPAPMSSRVRATLSANADMSSRVKAVREVSHTLRAGVLKTCVSNVDLDTALLATRARSLPLMLTLVTQPKVTHSLSAALFAYDIRRTYPFAARVMKVETRQIDIGSVVSNNWCMPLDIYGSNEDLYEWEQKIKIDFKDRYFRVYKCAFLDENNNELPWVLEGEPEGTVYTFWVKIPYVPARGVVRIYLAHGDAFADDQKPEEFGEYPTEQLVVACDNIVPIYIENWQMYLTIFGTDEDLYEWEQKIKIDFKDRYFDIEKCNLTYENGQDVEWAVEDTHEGNVYSFWIKMPLVPARSVTRIRLRHGAAFVSNRTTMDIFEEYPDPLAVECGPIKPIYQVG; translated from the coding sequence GTGCAGCTGGTTCCGGCGAAGCTGAACGTGACGCTGGTGCAGCAGCAGACGCGCTCGCAGACGTACAATATCGGGCTGTACATGAAGGCAGTGCGCTCCAGCGACCACCAGATCTCGACCCGTCTCAGGGTTGCACAGTCTGCGATGTACGACATGGGCACCCGCGCGATGGCGACGTTCACGCAGGATCACGGGATGCGAACCGATGTCATGGTCATGCGTAGCACGTCGCATAACCTGTCGACGAGATTCAAGACGCGCCGGTTCGTCGCCCACATGGCCGCCGTCACGCTGAAGTCGTATGCTACACCGTATGAATTCACGACCAGACTGATCCGGACGGCGATCGAGCCGCCGCCCGTGATAGATACGCTGTACCGCTCTTTCATCGAGGAGCTGAACTGGACGTACCAGCAGCTCCAGAAGCTGGACGCTGCGAGAAACATCGACGCGAACGTCGGGAGCGACCTCGATGAGAAGTGGGGGCGGGTGTACGGAATTCCGAGACTGACTGCGAACTCGAAGGGGATCGCGACGCTGTACAACCACGGGCCGTACCGCAGGGTCGTCAGGATCTCCAGCAGTCAGCCATACGCCGATTTCGAGCAGAAGCTTGAGCTCGACCTGAGCGACGAGCTGAACAGTGGGATTGTCAGGCAGGATCTGACCGACCTTGTGGTCGTCGACGAGTTCGGGAACGCGCTGTCTCACTACGTCGAGTCGTTCACCGGCGGTACTGCGACGGTGTGGGTGAAGATACCGTTCGTCGACGCGGGCGAGACAGAGCTGTACGTCTACTTCGGGAGTCCGCTGATGGTGAACCGCTCGCAGCCCGACGAATTCAGCCAGTTCCCCAATCCGCTGGAGTACGAAGTTTTTGGCACTGAGTTCGTGGGCTGTGTACACGACGAGCAGATCAGGGACGAGTCGACTGCATACGACGAGACGGACGACGAGTACCGCGCGCGCCTGAAGACGTACATGAGCGCGACCACCGGGAGCGGGACGATCGACGCCTGCCAGAAAGTCGTTGACACGATCGTGGGGAAGCAGGGTGCGACTGAAGTCACGTCCAGATATCCAGCGATCGCGGAGATCAGGTTCCGCGACTTCGACGCCATGGTGCGAGCGAAGCAGCTCAGGTGGCTGGTCTACGACGCTCTGAGCCGAGCGCTGGCGGCGGGAGTGACGCCGGAGCTGTACACGCCCGTGACGTGGTACTGGTACACGACGTACCTGCGGGGCCAGAACTGGCGGGACTACGAGATGACCGCCGCGCTGATCAAAAAGCTCAGCACGTCCCACTCGATGTGGACGAAGCTCGTAGCGAGTAAAGCCGCAAACTTCAGTCTGGCAGCCTCCCTGCGGGACGTACTGAGAAAATCGCTGTACATGAACGCGCGCCTGATGGCGGTCGGATCGAGACCAGCCCCGATGAGCTCGCGGGTGAGGGCGACGCTGAGCGCGAACGCAGACATGTCCTCACGGGTGAAGGCAGTCAGAGAAGTCTCTCACACGCTGAGGGCTGGCGTGCTGAAGACCTGCGTTTCAAACGTGGATCTCGATACAGCCCTGCTCGCAACCCGTGCGCGGTCGCTGCCTCTCATGCTGACGCTTGTCACGCAGCCGAAAGTCACACACTCGCTATCGGCGGCACTGTTCGCGTATGATATCCGACGAACGTACCCCTTCGCTGCCAGGGTGATGAAAGTCGAGACCAGGCAGATCGATATTGGGTCGGTGGTATCGAATAACTGGTGTATGCCACTTGATATCTATGGATCGAATGAGGATCTGTACGAATGGGAGCAGAAGATCAAGATAGATTTCAAGGACAGGTACTTCAGAGTCTACAAATGTGCGTTCCTGGACGAGAACAACAACGAGCTGCCATGGGTGCTCGAAGGTGAACCCGAAGGAACCGTATACACGTTCTGGGTGAAGATCCCTTACGTCCCAGCCAGAGGGGTTGTCAGGATATATCTCGCGCACGGCGATGCGTTCGCAGATGACCAGAAACCCGAAGAGTTTGGCGAGTACCCCACAGAACAACTCGTGGTGGCATGTGACAATATCGTCCCGATCTACATCGAAAACTGGCAGATGTACCTAACCATCTTCGGAACCGATGAAGACCTGTACGAATGGGAGCAGAAGATCAAGATAGATTTCAAGGACAGGTACTTCGACATAGAGAAGTGCAACCTCACATACGAGAACGGGCAGGACGTAGAGTGGGCTGTCGAAGACACGCATGAAGGGAACGTATA